In Oryza sativa Japonica Group chromosome 11, ASM3414082v1, the following are encoded in one genomic region:
- the LOC4350057 gene encoding putative disease resistance protein RGA1 → MAAAAIGGMLASAAIKETTRKLGSAIGGEIKLHRDFRRDLECFRNTLESIEAVMEDAEKRSIKEKTVQLWLNRLKNASYDICDMLEEFEAKTATPAARMLSRKLFHHPKITKFTMVHKMKELRLELKDITDQYHNFGFKQGSTFSEQHVPDKRETSPKEYEAFIVGRTEQKNFILSCLFDNIKDKIIILPIYGIGGIGKTTFAKMVFNDTRLNDYSKVWVYVSQAFDLNKIRSSIMSKLSKEESQLSNQTNPAEPFGDKKIMVVLDDLWEIDQSELDRLRAILVNDVGIGSKVIVVVTTREKEIANKFCTVAPFELPPLTDDMCWTIIKQKVEFDTRPDKDQLEQVGREIALKCGGVALAAQALGYMLRSMTVNRWNTVKNSDIWNENNSEDRSNQHHNVMASLMLSCNNMSPYLRLCFAYCALFAKGQKIVKDDLIYQWISLGFVEKQGIFSIWENGENYVCHLMGMSFLQYSKSPSIVQVHQEDVTLLTMHDLVHDLARYVMVDEILDASKQGNITGRCRCRFALLNDCTKPLNSLTHSPTQVRAVRYLENEENVLRDASFSSAKYMRVLDLSGCSIQKLPDSIGHLKQLRYLKALGIKDKMIPNCITKLSKLIFLSISGSSAILTLPKSIGEMESLMYIDLSGCSGLKELPESFGKLKKLIHLDLSNCSNVTGVSESLESLINLKYLNLSYCRNIGQLPEVMGNLSKLVYLNLSSCSYMKGRLETEVLGTLTKLEYLNLSTEHFYTERLAQGLNSLINLKYLNLSGSLNYLGSSIDISFLGCLNNLEHLVLSKNIYLNGVVLPDCFDTLKKLHTLDLSDCPLLSSLPASIGKADSLKFVNLNGSDLSKVPQWNKNLLTLPRFVVQPNDDGSSSNLVLLNDVNPPNLQIRCLENVRSVKEVQKIELIEKQRIKELELHWTQHVKRSMEDIDLLRELVPPRSLKKFRMEGYKDTKYPSWLMDISLYLPNLIQITMAQMPKCVRLPPLGQLPNLEELCLERMKSVVKIDEDFCGGPGPFPRLKKFTIEGMPSLEVWNTMYSCDEDSVSEFMFPNLCELEISNCPKLQLTPCPPRAKKWTIVRSDGIISSWAGNAPHTSTSCSTPLVSSLVVQQCDSPLREWRLLHHLPALNYLKIQYFGDPTISAEIIGALSTLQSLALEGIYSHQPQLPDWLGHLRSLKELKIKFFEVKATHENITRLTSLHKLSLSRCDSLTSLPLWVGDLVSLQELSISDCPNLNDLGDCMGRLTSLKRLEIKGCYEIKSLPEGIKKLTMLEYMLIFHCRELREWCELEDNKKTLAHVKQIKLR, encoded by the exons ATGGCCGCCGCAGCGATTGGAGGGATGCTTGCCTCGGCCGCCATCAAGGAGACGACGAGAAAGCTGGGTTCCGCCATCGGAGGTGAGATCAAGCTGCACAGGGACTTCAGGAGGGACCTGGAGTGCTTCAGGAACACCCTGGAATCAATCGAAGCGGTGATGGAGGACGCGGAGAAGAGGTCCATCAAGGAGAAAACGGTGCAGCTGTGGCTGAATCGGCTCAAGAACGCCTCCTATGACATCTGCGACATGCTCGAGGAGTTTGAGGCCAAAACTGCTACACCAGCTGCACGAATG CTGTCACGTAAGCTCTTCCATCACCCCAAAATTACCAAGTTTACCATGGTTCATAAGATGAAGGAGTTGAGACTAGAACTGAAGGATATTACAGATCAGTATCATAATTTTGGATTCAAGCAAGGCTCTACCTTCAGTGAGCAGCATGTTCCAGATAAACGGGAAACATCACCCAAGGAGTACGAAGCATTCATCGTAGGGCGTACTGAACAGAAGAATTTTATATTGTCTTGTTTGTTTGACAATATCAAGGACAAGATAATAATACTTCCTATATATGGCATTGGAGGTATAGGCAAGACAACCTTTGCGAAAATGGTTTTCAATGATACCCGACTCAATGATTATTCAAAAGTATGGGTCTATGTGTCCCAGGCATTTGACTTAAATAAAATTCGCAGTTCTATAATGTCAAAACTATCAAAAGAGGAGAGTCAATTGAGTAATCAGACGAACCCTGCAGAGCCATTTGGTGACAAGaaaattatggttgttttaGATGACCTGTGGGAGATTGATCAATCTGAATTAGACAGGTTGAGGGCTATATTGGTAAATGATGTTGGCATTGGCAGTAAGGTGATTGTCGTTGTAACCACCCGTGAGAAAGAAATTGCAAACAAGTTTTGTACTGTTGCGCCGTTCGAGCTTCCACCCTTGACTGATGATATGTGCTGGACAATAATCAAACAGAAGGTTGAGTTTGATACTAGACCTGACAAAGATCAGCTGGAGCAGGTTGGAAGAGAGATTGCATTGAAGTGTGGAGGTGTGGCGTTAGCAGCTCAAGCACTAGGGTACATGTTGAGATCCATGACAGTCAACAGATGGAACACAGTGAAAAACAGTGATATCTGGAATGAAAACAATTCGGAAGATAGATCCAACCAGCATCACAATGTTATGGCATCCTTGATGTTAAGCTGCAATAACATGTCTCCATATTTGAGGTTATGCTTTGCCTATTGTGCACTATTTGCGAAAGGTCAAAAGATAGTCAAAGATGATCTGATTTACCAATGGATTTCTCTTGGTTTTGTTGAAAAACAAGGCATATTCTCCATTTGGGAGAATGGTGAGAATTATGTTTGTCATCTTATGGGGATGTCCTTCCTTCAATATTCAAAGTCACCTTCG ATTGTTCAAGTGCATCAAGAGGATGTTACATTGCTGACCATGCATGACCTGGTGCATGACTTAGCAAGATATGTCATGGTCGACGAAATTTTAGATGCTAGCAAACAAGGCAATATTACTGGGAGGTGCAGATGCCGCTTTGCGCTGCTCAATGATTGTACCAAGCCATTGAATTCACTCACTCATTCTCCTACCCAGGTAAGGGCGGTGCGTTATCTGGAAAATGAAGAAAATGTGCTCCGAGATGCTTCTTTTTCATCTGCTAAATACATGCGCGTCTTGGATTTAAGCGGGTGCTCCATACAGAAGTTGCCAGATTCCATTGGTCACTTGAAGCAATTGAGATATCTTAAAGCTCTTGGGATCAAGGATAAAATGATCCCTAATTGTATAACTAAGCTCTCAAAATTAATTTTCCTCAGCATTTCTGGGTCTTCGGCAATCTTGACACTGCCAAAGTCAATTGGAGAAATGGAGAGTCTGATGTACATTGACTTGTCAGGTTGTTCTGGATTGAAAGAACTGCCAGAGTCATTTGGcaaactaaaaaaattgattcATCTGGATTTATCAAATTGTTCTAATGTTACTGGTGTATCAGAATCCTTGGAGAGTCTCATCAATctcaaatatttgaatttatcATACTGCCGGAATATTGGACAACTACCTGAAGTTATGGGTAACCTCTCGAAACTGGTATATTTGAACTTATCAAGTTGCTCCTATATGAAAGGGAGGTTAGAAACAGAAGTTTTGGGTACCCTCACCAAACTTGAATACTTGAATCTGTCTACAGAACACTTTTATACGGAAAGGCTAGCTCAAGGTTTGAACAGCTTAATCAATCTCAAGTATTTGAACTTGTCAGGCTCGCTGAATTACTTGGGTTCTTCAATAGATATCAGTTTCCTCGGTTGTCTGAACAACCTAGAGCATTTGGTCTTGTCGAAGAACATATATCTTAATGGCGTCGTCTTACCTGACTGTTTTGATACACTCAAAAAGCTACATACACTTGACCTCTCGGATTGCCCACTTTTGAGTAGTTTACCAGCAAGTATAGGTAAAGCTGACAGCCTGAAGTTTGTTAATCTGAATGGTAGTGACCTGTCCAAGGTGCCACAATGGAACAAAAATTTACTCACATTACCACGCTTTGTGGTGCAACCTAATGATGATGGATCTTCTAGCAACCTTGTTCTGCTTAATGATGTGAATCCTCCTAACTTGCAGATAAGATGTCTTGAAAATGTGAGGTCGGTCAAAGAGGTCCAGAAGATAGAACTGATTGAAAAGCAAAGAATCAAAGAGTTGGAATTGCATTGGACTCAACATGTTAAGAGGTCTATGGAGGACATAGATTTGTTGCGTGAGCTAGTTCCTCCAAGATCTCTAAAGAAGTTTCGGATGGAAGGTTATAAAGACACCAAATATCCATCCTGGTTAATGGACATTTCCCTTTATCTCCCtaatcttattcaaattaccaTGGCACAAATGCCCAAGTGCGTCAGGCTACCACCACTTGGCCAATTACCTAATCTGGAAGAGTTGTGTCTTGAAAGAATGAAGAGCGTGGTGAAAATCGATGAGGATTTTTGTGGCGGCCCAGGGCCATTTCCTCGACTGAAGAAGTTTACCATAGAAGGCATGCCAAGCCTAGAAGTGTGGAACACAATGTACTCTTGCGATGAGGATAGTGTGAGCGAGTTTATGTTTCCTAACCTTTGTGAATTGGAAATCTCCAATTGCCCCAAACTGCAGCTTACACCATGTCCGCCTAGAGCTAAGAAGTGGACTATTGTGAGAAGTGATGGCATCATATCCTCATGGGCAGGAAATGCACCACACACTAGTACATCCTGCTCCACTCCTCTGGTATCTTCTTTAGTGGTCCAACAATGCGATTCTCCTCTGCGTGAGTGGAGGTTGCTTCATCACCTCCCTGCCCTCAATTATTTAAAGATCCAGTATTTCGGTGATCCTACGATCTCAGCAGAGATTATTGGAGCCCTCTCCACCCTCCAATCACTGGCTCTGGAAGGCATCTATAGCCATCAGCCACAACTGCCAGATTGGTTGGGTCATCTCAGGTCTCTCAAGGAATTGAAGATAAAGTTCTTTGAGGTGAAAGCAACACATGAGAACATCACGCGTCTCACTTCGCTACATAAACTAAGTCTTTCCCGTTGTGATAGCTTGACATCATTACCGCTGTGGGTGGGAGACCTCGTCTCTCTCCAGGAATTGAGCATCTCAGATTGTCCAAACCTGAATGATTTGGGAGATTGCATGGGACGCCTCACCTCTCTCAAGAGACTTGAGATCAAGGGTTGTTATGAAATCAAGTCTTTGCCTGAGGGCATAAAAAAACTCACCATGCTCGAATATATGTTAATTTTTCACTGCCGTGAATTAAGGGAGTGGTGCGAATTAGAGGATAACAAGAAGACGCTTGCTCATGTCAAACAAATC AAATTGCGTTAA